The Cystobacter fuscus DSM 2262 genome includes a region encoding these proteins:
- a CDS encoding M20 family metallopeptidase: protein MSTPRLNVTTATATSERIWEEEIIPRLHDYIRIPNKSPSFDKEWVKSGHMDKAVKLIAGWCESQAKHIPGLKVEVVTLKNEQGEARTPVIYMEIPGTGDDTVVLYGHLDKQPEMTGWRAGLSPWEPVREGDKLYGRGGADDGYSAFASLAAIRLLREQGVPHARCVVLIEACEESGSYDLPAYIEHLAPRIGKASLVVCLDSGCANYEQLWMTTSLRGLVSGNLRVDILTEGVHSGDASGIVPSSFRIMRQILSRVEDEQTGRIRVEGLHVHIPQARREQAAAVAEVLGEEVYSKFPWVPGAHPVTTDRVEQILNRTWRPALSVTGVDGMPALGSAGNVLRPFTSVKLSMRIPPRLDPKAATEALKLALEAYPPYGAKVSFEGEKASAGWDAPPLEKWLEAAVQDASRTYFGRPFMAMGEGGTIPFMEMLGRRFPQAQFLITGVLGPNSNAHGPNEFLHLPTGKKLTCCVASVISAHLSR from the coding sequence ATGAGCACCCCCCGGTTGAACGTCACCACCGCCACCGCCACGTCCGAGCGCATCTGGGAGGAGGAGATCATCCCCCGGCTGCACGACTACATCCGCATCCCCAACAAGTCGCCCAGCTTCGACAAGGAGTGGGTGAAGAGCGGGCACATGGACAAGGCGGTGAAGCTCATCGCCGGCTGGTGCGAGTCCCAGGCGAAGCACATCCCCGGTCTCAAGGTGGAGGTGGTGACGCTCAAGAACGAGCAGGGCGAGGCGCGCACCCCCGTCATCTACATGGAGATTCCCGGCACCGGCGACGACACGGTGGTGCTCTATGGCCACCTGGACAAGCAGCCGGAGATGACGGGCTGGCGCGCGGGGCTCTCCCCCTGGGAGCCGGTGCGCGAGGGCGACAAGCTCTACGGCCGTGGCGGCGCGGATGATGGGTACTCGGCCTTCGCGTCGCTGGCGGCCATCCGCCTGTTGCGCGAGCAGGGCGTGCCGCACGCGCGCTGCGTGGTGCTCATCGAGGCGTGCGAGGAGAGCGGCAGCTACGACCTGCCGGCCTATATCGAGCACCTCGCGCCGCGCATCGGCAAGGCGTCGCTCGTGGTGTGCCTGGATTCGGGCTGCGCCAACTACGAGCAGTTGTGGATGACGACGTCGCTGCGCGGGCTCGTGTCCGGCAACCTGCGCGTGGACATCCTCACCGAGGGCGTGCACTCGGGAGACGCGAGCGGCATCGTGCCCTCGTCGTTCCGCATCATGCGGCAGATCCTCTCGCGCGTGGAGGACGAGCAGACGGGCCGCATCCGCGTCGAGGGCCTGCACGTGCACATCCCCCAGGCGCGCCGGGAGCAGGCCGCGGCCGTGGCGGAGGTGCTGGGCGAGGAGGTGTACTCGAAGTTCCCCTGGGTGCCCGGCGCCCACCCGGTGACGACGGATCGCGTGGAGCAGATCCTCAACCGCACCTGGCGCCCGGCCCTGTCCGTCACGGGCGTGGACGGCATGCCGGCGCTGGGCAGCGCGGGCAACGTGCTGCGTCCCTTCACCTCGGTGAAGCTGTCCATGCGCATTCCTCCGCGGTTGGATCCGAAGGCGGCCACCGAGGCGCTCAAGCTGGCGCTCGAGGCGTACCCGCCCTATGGCGCGAAGGTGTCGTTCGAGGGCGAGAAGGCGAGCGCCGGTTGGGACGCGCCGCCGCTGGAGAAGTGGCTGGAGGCGGCGGTGCAGGATGCCTCGCGCACGTACTTCGGCCGGCCGTTCATGGCCATGGGCGAGGGCGGCACCATCCCCTTCATGGAGATGCTCGGCCGGCGCTTCCCCCAGGCCCAGTTCCTCATCACCGGCGTGCTCGGGCCCAACAGCAACGCCCACGGCCCCAACGAGTTCCTGCACCTCCCCACCGGCAAGAAGCTCACCTGCTGCGTGGCCAGCGTCATCTCCGCGCACCTGTCCCGCTAG
- a CDS encoding SDR family NAD(P)-dependent oxidoreductase, translating to MTTSKKIAVVTGASRGIGRALVQSFVKEGYEVWALARAVDALEQLARESNGAVRPLAIDVADEAAVIAASQRIREAGAPRVLVNNAGITVSAPIQKTSMEDFHRVMAVNVTAPFLFCRELLPAMAAAGGGRIINIGSMAATRGVKYTSAYCASKHALLGLTRSLAAEWARKNVTVNIVNPGWTETDMLSNAKAAISKTTGRSEQEAHAALANMHAMGRVIQPEEVAALCLFLASDAAASITGSAYNIDAGEAG from the coding sequence ATGACGACATCCAAGAAGATAGCGGTGGTGACGGGCGCCAGCCGGGGCATCGGGCGGGCGCTGGTGCAGTCGTTCGTGAAGGAGGGCTACGAGGTGTGGGCGCTCGCGCGGGCGGTGGACGCGCTGGAGCAGCTCGCGCGCGAGTCCAATGGAGCGGTGCGCCCGCTGGCGATCGACGTGGCGGACGAAGCGGCGGTGATCGCCGCGAGCCAGCGCATCCGCGAGGCGGGCGCGCCCCGCGTGCTGGTGAACAACGCGGGCATCACCGTGTCGGCGCCCATCCAGAAGACGAGCATGGAGGACTTCCACCGGGTGATGGCAGTGAACGTGACGGCGCCCTTCCTCTTCTGCCGCGAGCTGTTGCCGGCGATGGCGGCGGCGGGCGGGGGCCGGATCATCAACATCGGCAGCATGGCGGCGACGCGGGGCGTGAAGTACACGTCGGCCTACTGCGCGTCGAAGCACGCGCTGCTCGGGCTCACGCGCTCGCTGGCGGCGGAGTGGGCGCGCAAGAACGTGACGGTGAACATCGTCAATCCGGGCTGGACGGAGACGGACATGCTCTCCAACGCCAAGGCCGCCATCAGCAAGACCACGGGCCGCTCGGAGCAGGAGGCCCACGCGGCGCTGGCGAACATGCACGCCATGGGACGCGTCATCCAGCCCGAGGAAGTCGCGGCGCTGTGCCTCTTCCTGGCCTCGGACGCGGCGGCCTCCATCACCGGCTCCGCCTACAACATCGACGCCGGCGAGGCGGGCTGA
- a CDS encoding acyl-CoA dehydrogenase family protein has translation MAPNHTRTRVPLALSGDTSPSALVWEDTPMPRADITDLMRLDDLLSDEEKAARDTMARFVDTEVLPIIGQHFREGTFPAHLVPRLAELGVLGANLQGYGCAGMNAVSQGLVLQELERGDSGLRSFASVQGSLCMFPIHSYGSEEQKQRFLPAMARGELIGCFGLTEADFGSNPAGMRTRARRDGDTWVLNGSKAWITNATIADVAVVWAKTDEGGAESVRGFLVEKGMPGFGAREIPGKFSLRASTTGELSFQDVRVPERNVLPGVKGLRGPLSCLNSARMSIAFSVTGAAIACFEGAREYALTRGQFDKPIAAYQLTQEKLADMLQEIVKAQLLSLRLARLKDEGKLTPIMVSLAKRNNVKVALDIARSARSIYGANGVTDAYPPIRHMLNLESVFTYEGTHEVHTLVLGKAITGHDAFG, from the coding sequence ATGGCGCCGAACCATACCCGGACCCGGGTCCCCCTGGCCCTGTCCGGTGATACAAGCCCCTCGGCTCTTGTCTGGGAGGACACGCCCATGCCCCGCGCGGACATCACCGACCTGATGCGCCTGGATGACCTGCTCTCCGACGAGGAGAAGGCCGCCCGGGACACCATGGCCCGCTTCGTCGACACCGAGGTGCTCCCCATCATCGGTCAGCACTTCCGCGAGGGCACCTTCCCCGCGCACCTCGTGCCGCGCCTGGCGGAGCTGGGCGTGCTCGGCGCCAACCTCCAGGGGTATGGCTGCGCTGGGATGAACGCCGTCAGCCAGGGCCTCGTCCTCCAGGAGCTGGAGCGGGGGGACTCGGGGCTGCGCTCCTTCGCCTCCGTGCAGGGCTCGCTGTGCATGTTCCCCATCCACTCCTATGGGAGCGAGGAGCAGAAACAGCGCTTCCTGCCCGCCATGGCCCGGGGAGAGCTCATCGGCTGCTTTGGCCTCACCGAGGCGGACTTCGGCTCCAATCCCGCCGGCATGCGCACCCGGGCCCGCCGCGATGGGGACACGTGGGTCCTCAACGGCTCCAAGGCGTGGATCACCAACGCGACCATCGCCGATGTGGCCGTCGTGTGGGCCAAGACGGACGAGGGGGGAGCGGAGTCCGTGCGCGGCTTCCTGGTGGAGAAGGGGATGCCGGGCTTCGGCGCCCGGGAGATTCCGGGCAAGTTCTCGCTGCGCGCGTCCACCACGGGGGAGTTGTCCTTCCAGGACGTGCGTGTGCCCGAGCGCAACGTGCTGCCCGGGGTGAAGGGGTTGCGCGGGCCGCTGTCGTGTCTGAACAGCGCGCGGATGAGCATCGCCTTCTCCGTCACCGGCGCGGCCATCGCCTGTTTCGAGGGGGCCCGGGAGTACGCGCTCACCCGGGGGCAGTTCGACAAGCCCATCGCCGCCTACCAGCTCACGCAGGAGAAGCTGGCGGACATGCTGCAGGAGATCGTCAAGGCGCAGTTGCTCTCGCTGCGCCTGGCGCGGCTCAAGGACGAGGGCAAGCTGACGCCCATCATGGTGAGCCTGGCCAAGCGCAACAACGTGAAGGTGGCGCTGGACATCGCCCGCTCGGCCCGGAGCATCTACGGCGCCAACGGCGTCACGGATGCCTACCCGCCCATCCGCCACATGCTCAACCTGGAGAGCGTCTTCACCTACGAGGGCACCCACGAGGTGCATACGTTGGTGCTCGGCAAGGCCATTACCGGCCATGACGCATTCGGCTAA